GACCTATGCGAATTTAATCGGGAAAATTGAGCGAAAGGCGCATTTGGGCGTGGTCTATACCGACTTCACCGAGATCAGAGCCGGCTCCTGTCTGCGCGCAAGCGGCGGTTTTTTGATGATGAATGTGATAGACCTGCTCCGTCAGCCCTTCTCCTGGGAAGCGCTCAAGCGGGTCATCAAAACACGCTCGGTCAACATTGAAGATCCCGGAGAGTATTTTGGTTTTTCGACAACCGGCCTTAAACCTCAAGCAATTCCCACTGACATCAAAGTCATTTTGTTAGGCCCTCCCCACATTTTTGCACTCCTGCAAGGGTATGAACAAGATTTCTCAAAGCTGTTCAAGGTCAAAGCGGACTTTGAAGTGGATATCCCCCGTGATACCACCCAGGATCAGCTCTATGCCCGTTTCATCGCGCAACTCTGTCGTGATGAAGGGCTTCCCGCTTTTGGGGCTGACGCTGTAGGTGAAGTGATCCGGCACAGCCTTCGTCTGGCCGAATCCCGCGATCGCTTGTCATTGCGCCTCAGCTTGATCAGTGATGTGATTCGCGAAGCCGCCTATTGGGCCAGGCAGGATGGCCGGACATTGGTGTCGAACATGCACGTGAAAACAGCTATCGACAAGAAACGCCACCGCACCAATCTGTTAGAAGAAAAACTCCAGGAGGAAATCCAGGAAGGCACGCTCATGGTGGACCTGGAAGGCGAGACGGTTGGTCAGGTCAACGGCCTGTCCATCTATCAGCTCGGAGATTATGCCTTCGGACGTCCCTGCCGGATTACCGCTCGCACGTTTGTGGGCAATGAAGGCGTCATCGATATCCAACGTGAAGCCGAACTGGCCGGGGAAATTCACAGCAAGGGGGTCATGACCCTCGCGGGGTTTCTTGGTGGAAAATTCGCCGAGTTCCAGCCATTCGCCTTAAGTGCGACCCTCACATTCGAACAAACCTATTCGGAAGTGGAGGGAGACAGCGCTGCCGTTGCCGAATTAGTCGCCATTATATCGAGCCTGGCAGATGTTCCTGTACACCAATGCCTCGCGGTGACCGGATCGGTCAATCAACTGGGAGAAATTCAACCCATCGGGGGCGTGAACGAAAAGATCGAAGGATTTTTTGAATCATGCAAAAAACACGGATTGACGGGAAAACACGGGGTGCTGATTCCTGCCAAGAACATCCGCCATTTGGCCCTGCATCATGAGGTGGTGGATGCAGCGGAGGCAGGACAATTTTCCATATATGGGGTCCATACCATTGAGGAAGTGCTCGAGTTACTCACGGAAATGCCTGCGGGAGAAATTCAGCCGGAGGGACAGTATCCTCCCAACACCATTTTTGGACGCGTCACTCAACGCTTAAGTGAAATGGCTCACATTGTCGCAGAGTGGGGAGACCGCCGTTCTCTGGAAACCGTCCACAGTTCCAAGCCTCCGTGACCCATGAGGGGGAAATGGGTCTAGATGAACAAAAATGTTCGAACACCCGCAATGAACTTCTCCCGATTGTGCGGAGAACCCAAGAAGGAGGATGGTCATGCCTCTGTATGATTACAAATGTCTCAAATGTGGGAAGGAATCCCTTCTAGCCCTCACGCTGAAAGAACATGAAACCGGGGCCGCAACATGTCCCTCATGTGGAAGCAAAGAACTGGAGCAACTGGTCACGAGCTTTATTGCAAGAACCAGTTCAAAAAGTTGACGAAGGCTTTCAGTCGCGTGGCTGATAAAAAAGCCCCAACGTGGTCGCGGGAGCATTGTCCCTGAGGAGTAGCACCTTATTGGTGAAAGTCCTGCTTCTTGAGGACGAGGTCTGTCCCTGAGAGAACGACTCTCAACTCGTCCATTTCATTCAAAACGTTCGTTCCATTCGCAAAATTAATCATGCCGGCCAACCAGCCAAAACGTGACTACTATGAAGTTCTGGCGGTGGACCGGTCTTCCAGTCGCGACCAGATCAAACAAGCCTACCGGAAACTCGCGCTCAAATATCATCCCGACCGAAACCACGCGCCGGATGCGGAAGAACATTTCAGAGAAATCGCCGAAGCCTATGCAGTGTTGTCGGACGATGTGAAACGCCGGGAATACGACACCACCGGCCACGTGGGGGTCAGCGAACGTTGGTCTGCGGAAGATCTGATGCGGGATTTTCACTTTGGAGATTTTTTCGGTGGCCGCTTCGACGATCTGTCAACTATATTCGGCGACGTGTTAGGCCGACGGACACGCCCTGGACCCCGCATGAACCGTGGTCTGGATCTGCGATACGATTTGGATCTCGCGCTTGAGGAAGCAGCCAAGGGCGGCGAACGGGACATTCACATTACCCGATCAGAGAATTGCGGAACCTGTCAGGCCACGGGAGCCAAGCCCGGCACCACGCCCACCACATGCACGGAATGTGGAGGATCCGGGCAGAAACAACAGGTCAAAGCCGGAAAGGGAGTACGCATGGTCACCCTCACCACCTGTGCCAAATGCCAGGGGCAAGGCCATTGGATTGAGTCACCGTGTGAGGTCTGTCATGGGACCGGCCACGTGTTTACCCCTCACACGATTAAGGTTCAGATCCCTTCAGGCATTGATGACGGTATGATCATCCGGTTGGCCGGGCAAGGAGAACCCTCAGCAACAGGTGGTTCCTCCGGGGACCTTCTTATCCGGCCACACCTTCGGGCCCATCCTACTCTCCAGCGACAGGGGAGTAACCTATTCACCACAACCTCGTTATCCTTTGTCGATGCTGCACTGGGAACCAAGGTGCCTATTCAGGGATTAGGAGGAGCCTCGCTAAAGGTGACGATTCCGCCAGGAACCCAAAGTGGAACGGCTTTGAGAATTCACAGCCAAGGCATGCCCCGGCTCGATGCCTCAGGCAAAGGGGACCTGTTTGTCATCGTGGAGGTTCGCACACCCACAGATATCACAACCCAACAACGCACTCTGCTGGAAGAATTCGCCCGGTTAGAAAAGAGCAAAATGCCTCAACAACAAGACACGCATCCTCGCTAACCACCGGTGGGACGTCACAACAGACAAGAATGGATTCCTGCGACTAAACGGCTGGGATGACGGCGCAAGAATTGTTTGCCTCAGAACTTACTGCGGGAGAACCCCTAAATTGATCCACCTTCATATACTCTGAACCTCATTTTTTATTTTCACTTTTTCCATCCTCAAGGGATCCATCTCCCACAGAAAAGATATGACATCCGAAAGGATCGAGGCGCACATACAATCCTTTTTGCAGGAGATCCTCTCGTCTACCTTCAAAGGATAGATCGCTGAACCGGTCATACAAGGTGTAGTTGGGGGAGGTGTGCAATTCCATTCCAAGCTCTCCGTTCAAACGAATATACGCTTGGGCAACCATGGGACTCAGGTTCACCACGATGAGTCTCCAATCCCGGTCAGTGGTCCATTGATACGCCAAGACATTACTAAAAGAATCGTCGCCGGCAGAACGCACAGTGAGCATGGCCCATTTCCCGGCATGAAACACGTCTTCATTGGTGATCGCCAGAATTCGGTCATAAAACAAAACAGTCGCTTCATCAGGAGGTTCGTCCTGAGCTCGACAGAGTTGAACCGGAATCCGGATACGTTTTCCAGTGAGTTGCCCTTGATGATATAAACGCATGCCCGGCAATGTGGCCATCAGGACCCCGACCGCAGGGAGACGGACGTTACCAAACGCCGCAGCACTTCTCGGCTCATCGTGATTTTCCAAAAACCGCACAAGTTTGCTTTGAAAGATCGGATCAGCCTGAAGATGCAGGGCGACCTCATGTGGGGTCGAATGGCGAAGCCGGTCATACAATCTTTTGTCGTACGTAAAGTGAAAGCCAAGTTGTTGAAGCTCCCATTCCCGATCCCAATAGACCTCTGCAATCCACATACAATCCGGCAGGAGAGAGATGGCTTCTGTCCAGAACTCCCCGGAAGGGAAGACATCGCCCTTCACATGATTTTTCCATGTCTGCGCAAACACCTCATTGAGCACCAACATCGCCATATCACAGCGAACGCCATCACAATAATTGGCAATTTGTTGCAACTCGCGAATCAGCGCCTTACGCGTATCAGGATTGAAGTAGTTTAATTGCGCAGTGTCAGTCCATGCCGGGCAATTGGGATCCTTGCCATGTGCCAGATATCGAATGCCTTGGGATGTTTCGATGGGAAAAAACTTCGAAGGGAAGTTTGTGACATCCCTGGAGTTCCCTTGAACATAGTACTCCGGATGTCTAGTGGTCCACTCATGATCCAATGCCGTGTGATTGGGCACAAAATCCAGAATCAGCTTGATCCCGCGGTCATGAAGTTTTCCCAATACCTCCTTCAGTTGCTCCCAGGACCCCAGCTCGGGATCAGGCTGATACGCCCGAATGGCATAAGGGGAACCCACGACTTCGTATTCCTGCCAATCGGGAAGCGCTTTGGTGTATTCCTGCTGTAAATCAGCATGTTGCCTTGCAATCCGCCGGCCAAGAGGACTGCGTTCCCATAGCCCCATGAGCCACAGACAATCGAATCCCTTTGCCTGAAGCTCATCCCATTCATGATCAGGCACGTCACCAAGACGAATCGTTCGGTTCATTTTCCGGGAGAGATCATGCAACCAGACCCAGGTATTGATTTCATAGAGATGCGGGTGTGGGCGAGATGAAACAACCGGAGATTGCGGCTTCATAAGATTACATCCCCTCCGTCTTATTCACGTTGAATGCGGGATTCTATAGGATAAGGGATTTGATCGTAGCGACAGTCCTCCAGGCCATCAAGGTATGGGAGGAGAGACACGAAACCCAACGGATAAACCGGACAGCCCTGGGAATAAAAAATCCATTGTGAACAGACGATCGGGGGGCAAGGATTTTCTCATAAATAAGAC
The Nitrospiraceae bacterium DNA segment above includes these coding regions:
- a CDS encoding AAA family ATPase, giving the protein MDELKIPFSQLAPTIDVDSLGFSDTTELPPLETPLGQARAIEALDFGLNMKSHGFNIYASGPIGTGKWAIIQKRVQQVASSMPDPPDWCYVYNFLEPSSPICLSFPASKGREFKQAMSFIIQSLQRDLPLAFESHKYLDARAKIIEERNEKKEALFKQINEEASTRGFGFKEDPVGFSLVPMRNGKPLREKDHDTLTAIEKDTISEQGKILEGKIREFQAQVHALDHEADHQLSGMDRQVVRAVMHNRFAVLRDHHQSLPDVLEYLQKVEENIVANYKDFLPHEGPQLALMGWDVRDRKPNLSRYDVNLLIEHAQHSGAPIIDEPHPTYANLIGKIERKAHLGVVYTDFTEIRAGSCLRASGGFLMMNVIDLLRQPFSWEALKRVIKTRSVNIEDPGEYFGFSTTGLKPQAIPTDIKVILLGPPHIFALLQGYEQDFSKLFKVKADFEVDIPRDTTQDQLYARFIAQLCRDEGLPAFGADAVGEVIRHSLRLAESRDRLSLRLSLISDVIREAAYWARQDGRTLVSNMHVKTAIDKKRHRTNLLEEKLQEEIQEGTLMVDLEGETVGQVNGLSIYQLGDYAFGRPCRITARTFVGNEGVIDIQREAELAGEIHSKGVMTLAGFLGGKFAEFQPFALSATLTFEQTYSEVEGDSAAVAELVAIISSLADVPVHQCLAVTGSVNQLGEIQPIGGVNEKIEGFFESCKKHGLTGKHGVLIPAKNIRHLALHHEVVDAAEAGQFSIYGVHTIEEVLELLTEMPAGEIQPEGQYPPNTIFGRVTQRLSEMAHIVAEWGDRRSLETVHSSKPP
- a CDS encoding zinc ribbon domain-containing protein, with the translated sequence MPLYDYKCLKCGKESLLALTLKEHETGAATCPSCGSKELEQLVTSFIARTSSKS
- a CDS encoding molecular chaperone DnaJ, yielding MPANQPKRDYYEVLAVDRSSSRDQIKQAYRKLALKYHPDRNHAPDAEEHFREIAEAYAVLSDDVKRREYDTTGHVGVSERWSAEDLMRDFHFGDFFGGRFDDLSTIFGDVLGRRTRPGPRMNRGLDLRYDLDLALEEAAKGGERDIHITRSENCGTCQATGAKPGTTPTTCTECGGSGQKQQVKAGKGVRMVTLTTCAKCQGQGHWIESPCEVCHGTGHVFTPHTIKVQIPSGIDDGMIIRLAGQGEPSATGGSSGDLLIRPHLRAHPTLQRQGSNLFTTTSLSFVDAALGTKVPIQGLGGASLKVTIPPGTQSGTALRIHSQGMPRLDASGKGDLFVIVEVRTPTDITTQQRTLLEEFARLEKSKMPQQQDTHPR
- a CDS encoding alpha-amylase, yielding MKPQSPVVSSRPHPHLYEINTWVWLHDLSRKMNRTIRLGDVPDHEWDELQAKGFDCLWLMGLWERSPLGRRIARQHADLQQEYTKALPDWQEYEVVGSPYAIRAYQPDPELGSWEQLKEVLGKLHDRGIKLILDFVPNHTALDHEWTTRHPEYYVQGNSRDVTNFPSKFFPIETSQGIRYLAHGKDPNCPAWTDTAQLNYFNPDTRKALIRELQQIANYCDGVRCDMAMLVLNEVFAQTWKNHVKGDVFPSGEFWTEAISLLPDCMWIAEVYWDREWELQQLGFHFTYDKRLYDRLRHSTPHEVALHLQADPIFQSKLVRFLENHDEPRSAAAFGNVRLPAVGVLMATLPGMRLYHQGQLTGKRIRIPVQLCRAQDEPPDEATVLFYDRILAITNEDVFHAGKWAMLTVRSAGDDSFSNVLAYQWTTDRDWRLIVVNLSPMVAQAYIRLNGELGMELHTSPNYTLYDRFSDLSFEGRREDLLQKGLYVRLDPFGCHIFSVGDGSLEDGKSENKK